One part of the Plasmodium cynomolgi strain B DNA, chromosome 3, whole genome shotgun sequence genome encodes these proteins:
- a CDS encoding hypothetical protein (putative), which yields MIGRCPQLGGQSRTYFTAIDRKLREVPYLSRYVILEQFKKKPRYMDECPGTPRRPYGHNTFDRIRFKPTFNPYVKLNKDKKYRLDNWESRNSERFDPLKCYVRGSKKAYDVPFAILPSKDELGNFHPPVLSGRYRADIEKQYYMHDLPWVWHKNFYTGTNHFCDNMVVGKKEWYRREQQKERMKEAMGKINDLVLEYRQEFRDKKRYNFLERVVNTLGEDIAHKYIRKIKHVYL from the exons ATGATCGGCAGGTGCCCCCAATTGGGGGGACAGAGCAGGACCTACTTCACCGCCATA GACCGAAAGCTGCGCGAAGTGCCCTACTTGTCTCGTTACGTCATCCTCGAGCAGTTTAAAAAGAAGCCGCGGTACATGGACGAATGCCCAG GCACCCCCAGGAGGCCCTACGGACACAACACCTTCGACCGAATCAGGTTCAAGCCGACCTTCAACCCGTACGTCAAGTTAAACAAGGACAAGAAGTACCGATTGGACAACTGGGAGTCCAG AAACTCGGAGCGCTTCGACCCGCTCAAGTGCTACGTCCGGGGAAGCAAGAAGGCCTACGACGTCCCCTTCGCGATTTTACCCTCCAAGGATGAATTAGGGAACTTCCACCCCCCAGT ACTGTCCGGACGGTACAGGGCCGACATAGAGAAGCAGTACTACATGCATG ACCTCCCCTGGGTATGGCACAAAAATTTCTACACAGGAACGAACCACTTCTGTGACAACATGGTCGTTGGGAAGAAGGAGTGGTACCGACGGGAGCAACAGAAGGAGAGGATGAAAGAAGccatggggaaaataaatgacTTGGTGCTGGAGTATCGCCAG GAATTCCGGGACAAGAAACGATACAACTTCCTCGAGCGAGTGGTAAACACCCTGGGGGAAGACATCGCACACAAGTACATCAGAAAAATCAAGCACGTCTACTTATGA
- a CDS encoding hypothetical protein (putative), whose product MEGHTEYEFKDNLIINIIRTNDVNRRFYSYTEYVLEFKALNSQKVLKKRFSEFVTFYEQLKNELLDKFSEYLEKISVLPSKKVFGRLNYNFVEERRHQLELFLKRISNHKNVYLCDRFYDFLCLDNTTKCLFKLMCTQMTDLVNLQKLLKKINYILFLSRSNTLKSAECDIINFLFHLKKNLQLNNEIKFFILNIFLHHLTYTKTPENLLNVPLMKFAFEIIYDNLCGDNINEVLLKTASETILRIVDKKNDVFLEYLQVYNFKEIFSIFSILSRRKRKKESKSDNITFNVYILMSLLLLSSIHLNAIQNYFTVKNKSNKGITILGYMYDSNNINVQVICCIILSLLLMNNKINDEEVVQKTKMSILLIQKEIQNLKDVDYQLIEIICSKKNISLLNSILVSLLREKTVVRQIGLGGGLGGVGGVGGVGGVGSVSGVGSVSGVGYADDAGYADDADDAGYAGCADHAGYADDAARGGDPLEKDPFYEQKVKHADFSNNDIILQFILFIINIGVSEFFLLKRNYKHRMRIKELKLKLKKQQLRVERLRRRREKKERAMLMLKDKGNTGVRRPQGDTTTKVAESSHQREEQREETQRVYNYDIESVDEDCVYKREYVPYDYPAGRDASPRKGRRRRKRRGANTGRDINHQGFTSGRSEQGGTDGVSDLEGENDEEPSEGDDLDVDGDEDDGDTDGTLGTDETDGSDSNDGMDDTLRGEGDDAGHRLGREHTQARRGPAEKGEAEDTASTASSCVSSLYSFSSDWSSGGEKEDGPGESPVGEKHVGDKRVGGERRVPPIDVGMNAVKDLTYEEDFSVDSGSIKDEMEYLEGGEHSRKGGPRRNRGDSSGGMKRDKPGTASCEKKAEVGKGEVEEEKGKEHTATKESDEVEAIKEDIRSLRDARKKYVKRIRRINEQILLILCNENMVQSIFKCANLDNEKIRVYACLILSYVPNISEMVACTSVTPGGGGSSGGYLKVCSEDGMGASTNNSFHIEGSGTAMPIQEVNQGEFAPSEKVGRQPVGGQPLGGGPPQAGGAPQAGQPLEGEDICVVVSPDVMLAKKNNKNFVCSVEGDYYDYIYRFEIVSTLLRYLFRETSFYDNILQHVKKFVEEHRHLVNLNNFKIRQTEMINMVSFLDMRRNVGGGSGDRVSRRKKHRQARKGRKGRSGRATGRDMSVGRGDGMSLRRGDGVSRRRGDGVSDCEGDEEKDRMSSHPKLGRGIEGERRTHGAAVGGVTSVAGVEASPTVEAPPGVAAASPGGDALVQYETITEEKKNNYQCVPYEPSQIYDHMDYVFRYVTNLRKLGLLNNLIVELYSNLRRKLRQIDVQFLLEALNRKVQQREQLRRDIYSLKEKYEYVNVTYNEYVNLQYETNKQMGVMNKLVEELEEIDKRRRKTARNHKVVHTNVCNYRKKLIHVEKMIEESPSIKKCLYEEVNNIKRNVALYKKDKKKISLLILLNKFCLDDFNTVSSKLKYLNTSIANLELLFNEFEKNVNLIVSELSYLICSDLILVKLLGDVLNITVHNDNLPYFIARSNCLSSLNQNSLSEKTLLIVNRDRGGSPGEKKNIFNLAQSSELMGEEEDYAYYDPRDGRRLSRGATFLQRGQHAGGMMSGMSGMSGVSGMGGMSGMGGMSGVSGMGGMSGMNGMNGMNANSLHSSDSEVGRATAKRFDRRKAEKTSQQNRGRALGSDEEDSLYPHEGSELDGPASRRRGGALPMSALYDDEDHMGALRYGQAPPGSGVSAVSGVSGIDRVDRVDRVGGVDRVERADRAERGEFLALGSSSLHGAPNRLRGEGARYNDLAREQLRRQGLPGRSEHTYDEDDDEGADGLTSEFHDMHAMPNPERRNMEGRSLGEEDQPNVDELEDFADTEFVSSDEEDAELKEKINEYNSFKNREVKRVQPEEVIIDSHSLTREVFEQLLQIVKARKRELESVMSSENNQVYKNIHKYNTLLNKCNMQIEMHKKQYVKVTQQIASINTSSMVKKSESIYKAIREWDDKVNLLNEEVKLVESEKKEKQKEIALHKKKLDKKEKEKNQKKEELRLLVTDMYKHNNQIKKRFKREQKVLLLVLYNSWFMFHYIYIVYLNTLRLKNYLLYKHSISEECQASAKQTISNISHFSELLDENDY is encoded by the exons ATGGAGGGCCACACGGAGTACGAGTTCAAGGATAACCTAATCATAAATATTATCAGGACGAACGACGTGAATAGGCGCTTCTACAGCTACACG GAGTACGTGCTCGAGTTCAAAGCGCTGAACAGCCAGAAGGTGCTGAAGAAGAGATTTTCAGAATTCGTCACTTTTTACGAGCAGctgaaaaatgaattattggACAAGTTTAGCGAGTATTTGGAGAAG ATCTCCGTTTTGCCGTCAAAGAAGGTGTTCGGCCGACTgaattacaattttgtggagGA GAGGAGACATCAGCTGGAGCTGTTCCTGAAACGCATTTCGAACCACAAGAACGTGTACCTGTGCGATCGGTTCTACGACTTCCTCTGCCTAGATAACACCACCAAGTGCCTGTTCAAGCTTATGTGTACCCAAATGACAGACCTAGTCAATCTGCAAAAATTACTGAAGAAAATCAACTACATATTATTCCTGTCCAGGAGCAACACGTTGAAGAGTGCCGAGTGTGATATAATTAATTTCCTGTTTCATCTGAAGAAGAACCTCCAGCTGAATAACGAAATCaagttttttattctcaatatttttcttcatcactTGACCTACACCAAGACACCTGAGAACCTCCTTAACGTCCCTCTTATGAAATTTGCCTTCGAGATTATATACGACAATTTGTGCG GTGACAACATCAACGAGGTGTTGCTGAAGACCGCCTCGGAAACGATCCTAAGAAtagtggataaaaaaaatgacgtatTCCTGGAGTACTTACAAGTGTATAATTttaaggaaatattttccatttttagcATCCTGagtaggagaaaaagaaagaaggagaGTAAATCGGATAACATAACCTTCAACGTGTATATTCTGATGTCGTTGTTGCTACTGTCATCTATCCATCTCAACGCTATTCAAAATTACTTCACCGTAAAAAATAAGTCCAACAAAGGAATTACAATCCTCGGTTATATGTATGACAGTAATAATATTAACGTTCAGGTGATATGTTGCATTATTTTGTCTCTCTTACtgatgaataataaaattaacgaCGAGGAGGTGGTGCAGAAGACCAAGATGTCCATCCTGTTGATACAGAAGGAGATCCAAAATTTGAAGGACGTGGATTATCAGCTTATTGAAATTATttgcagtaaaaaaaatatcagttTGCTGAACAGCATTTTGGTGTCCCTTTTGAGGGAGAAGACGGTCGTCCGCCAGATCGGCCTGGGAGGGGGCCTTGGCGgcgttggcggtgttggcggtgttggcggtgttggcaGTGTTAGCGGTGTTGGCAGTGTTAGCGGTGTTGGCTATGCTGACGATGCTGGCTACGCTGACGATGCTGACGATGCTGGCTACGCTGGCTGTGCAGACCATGCTGGCTACGCTGACGATGCCGCCCGCGGGGGCGACCCCCTGGAGAAGGACCCCTTCTACGAGCAAAAGGTGAAGCACGCGGATTTCTCAAACAACGACATCATTCTGCAGTTCATCCtgtttataataaatattggGGTCAgcgaattttttctcctaaaGAGGAACTACAAGCACAGGATGAGGATAAAGGAACTAAAGTTAAAACTGAAGAAGCAGCAGCTGAGGGTGGAGAGGCTGCgcaggaggagggagaagaaggagcgTGCCATGCTTATGCTTAAGGATAAGGGGAATACTGGTGTGCGTCGACCTCAAGGAGATACTACTACGAAGGTTGCAGAGTCTTCCCACCAACGTGAGGAACAAAGGGAAGAGACTCAGCGGGTTTACAACTACGACATTGAGAGTGTGGACGAGGACTGTGTGTACAAGCGGGAGTACGTTCCGTATGATTATCCCGCAGGGAGGGATGCATCCCCAAGGAAAGGAAGGAGACGAAGGAAAAGACGAGGTGCTAACACGGGGAGGGATATAAACCACCAGGGATTCACTTCTGGGAGGAGCGAGCAGGGGGGCACGGATGGGGTGAGTGACCTCGAGGGGGAAAACGACGAGGAACCGAGTGAAGGGGATGACTTGGACGTGGATGGCGATGAGGATGATGGTGACACAGATGGGACGCTCGGTACGGACGAGACGGATGGCTCAGATAGCAACGATGGCATGGATGACACTCTCCGTGGTGAGGGGGACGACGCAGGGCATCGGTTAGGGCGGGAGCACACGCAGGCGAGAAGGGGACCCGCGGAGAAGGGCGAGGCGGAGGACACGGCCTCCACGGCCAGCTCGTGCGTCTCGTCGTTGTATTCGTTTTCGAGCGATTGGAGTAGTGGCGGCGAGAAGGAGGACGGCCCGGGCGAGAGCCCcgtgggggagaagcacgTGGGGGACAAGCGCGTGGGGGGAGAGAGGCGGGTGCCCCCAATCGACGTCGGCATGAACGCCGTGAAGGACTTGACGTACGAAGAAGATTTCAGCGTCGATTCGGGCAGCATCAAAGACGAAATGGAGTACCtagaggggggggagcataGTAGGAAGGGAGGCCCGCGAAGGAACAGAGGTGATAGTAGCGGAGGTATGAAGAGGGATAAGCCTGGAACTGCCTCATGTGAGAAGAAAGCGGAGGTGGGGAAAGGGGAGGTGGAGGaagagaaggggaaagaacACACGGCGACGAAGGAATCGGATGAAGTGGAAGCGATAAAGGAGGACATCAGATCGCTAAGAGAtgccagaaaaaaatacgtaaaaaGGATTAGGAGAATAAACGAGCAAATTCTGTTGATTCTGTGCAACGAAAATATGGTGCAAAGTATATTTAAGTGTGCCAATTtagataatgaaaaaatccgAGTGTATGCATGTCTGATTTTGTCATACGTACCTAATATCAGCGAGATGGTGGCGTGTACGTCCGTTAccccagggggaggaggtaGCAGTGGTGGGTACCTGAAGGTGTGTAGTGAGGACGGGATGGGTGCGAGCACTAACAATAGTTTTCACATCGAGGGGTCAGGAACGGCAATGCCCATTCAAGAGGTGAATCAGGGAGAGTTCGCCCCGAGCGAGAAGGTAGGGAGGCAGCCCGTAGGAGGGCAGCCGCTAGGAGGAGGGCCACCGCAAGCAGGAGGAGCACCGCAAGCAGGACAGCCGCTAGAAGGAGAGGACATCTGCGTGGTGGTAAGCCCAGACGTCATGTTGGcgaagaagaacaacaagAACTTTGTGTGTAGCGTCGAGGGAGATTATTACGATTACATATATAGGTTCGAAATTGTGAGCACTCTGCTGAGGTACCTGTTTAGAGAGACGTCTTTTTACGACAACATCCTGCAGCATGTGAAGAAATTCGTTGAGGAGCACAGGCACTTGGTGAATCTGAATAACTTCAAGATCAGGCAAACGGAGATGATAAATATGGTGTCCTTTTTGGACATGCGGAGGAACGTCGGCGGGGGGAGTGGCGACCGCGTcagcaggaggaagaagcataGGCAGGCGCGGAAGGGGCGGAAGGGGCGAAGCGGAAGGGCTACTGGGAGGGACATGAGTGTGGGGAGAGGTGATGGCATGAGCCTGCGAAGGGGAGATGGCGTGAGCCGGCGAAGAGGCGATGGCGTGAGCGATTGTGAGGGGGACGAGGAGAAGGACCGGATGAGCAGCCACCCAAAATTGGGACGAGGAATCGAAGGGGAGAGGAGAACCCACGGAGCAGCGGTGGGAGGTGTGACATCCGTAGCGGGTGTAGAAGCGTCACCAACAGTGGAAGCCCCCCCAGGAGTAGCAGCCGCATCGCCTGGAGGAGACGCCCTGGTACAGTACGAAACCATcacagaggagaaaaaaaacaactacCAATGTGTGCCATACGAACCGTCGCAAATATATGACCACATGGATTACGTGTTCCGTTATGTGACGAATCTGAGGAAACTTGGCTTACTAAATAACTTAATTGTGGAGCTGTATAGTAACCTGAGGAGGAAGCTGAGGCAGATAGATGTGCAATTCCTGTTAGAGGCGTTGAATAGGAAGGTACAACAGAGGGAACAACTACGAAGGGATATATACAgcttgaaagaaaaatacgaGTATGTGAATGTAACGTATAATGAATACGTTAATTTACAATACGAGACGAACAAGCAGATGGGAGTGATGAATAAACTGGTGGAGGAGTTGGAAGAGATAGACAAGAGACGAAGAAAAACGGCGAGGAATCATAAAGTAGTACATACCAACGTGTGTAATTAtaggaagaaattaattcATGTCGAAAAAATGATTGAGGAAAGCCCctctataaaaaaatgcctttaTGAGGAGGTgaataatattaaaagaaatgtaGCTCTGTAcaagaaggataaaaaaaaaatctccctTTTGATTCTCCTCAATAAGTTCTGTCTCGATGACTTCAACACAGTTAGTAGCAAATTGAAATACCTGAATACATCGATTGCAAACTTGGAActcctttttaatgaatTCGAGAAGAATGTAAATCTCATCGTGAGTGAACTGAGCTACCTTATCTGTAGCGACTTGATTTTGGTGAAGCTCCTAGGTGACGTGCTTAACATCACGGTGCACAATGACAATTTGCCTTATTTTATTGCTCGTTCCAACTGTCTGAGTAGCTTGAATCAGAATTCCCTGAGTGAGAAAACGCTACTTATTGTAAATCGAGACAGGGGTGGTTCTCctggggaaaagaaaaatatcttcaACCTTGCGCAGTCTAGTGAATTGATgggtgaggaggaggactaTGCTTACTACGACCCTCGTGATGGGAGACGATTGTCTCGGGGCGCCACGTTTTTGCAGAGGGGCCAGCACGCGGGAGGTATGATGAGTGGCATGAGCGGTATGAGCGGCGTGAGCGGCATGGGTGGTATGAGCGGCATGGGTGGAATGAGCGGCGTGAGCGGCATGGGTGGCATGAGCGGCATGAACGGCATGAACGGCATGAATGCGAACTCACTGCACAGCAGCGACAGCGAGGTGGGCCGCGCGACTGCGAAGCGATTCGACCGAAGGAAGGCGGAAAAGACATCCCAACAGAACAGGGGCCGCGCCCTCGGAAGCGATGAGGAAGACTCGCTTTACCCTCATGAGGGGAGCGAGTTGGACGGGCCGGcgagcaggaggaggggtGGCGCGCTGCCGATGAGTGCGCTCTACGACGACGAGGACCACATGGGGGCGTTGCGTTACGGGCAGGCGCCCCCCGGCAGCGGGGTGAGCGCAGTGAGCGGTGTGAGCGGTATTGACCGTGTTGACCGTGTTGACCGGGTCGGCGGTGTTGACCGCGTTGAGCGCGCTGACCGCGCTGAGCGAGGCGAGTTCCTGGCGCTGGGCAGCAGCAGCCTCCACGGCGCGCCCAACCGGCTGCGGGGGGAGGGCGCCAGGTACAACGACCTAGCGAGGGAACAGCTGCGCAGGCAGGGACTCCCGGGCAGGAGCGAGCATACCTATGACGAGGACGACGACGAGGGGGCGGATGGACTGACGAGCGAGTTCCACGACATGCATGCGATGCCCAACCCGGAGAGGAGGAACATGGAGGGGAGGAGCCTGGGAGAGGAGGACCAACCTAATGTAGACGAACTTGAAGACTTCGCAGACACTGAATTCGTGTCGAGTGATGAGGAGGACGCAGagctgaaggagaaaatcaaCGAGTACAACAGCTTTAAGAACAGAGAAGTAAAGAGGGTCCAACCGGAGGAAGTAATCATCGACAGCCACTCCCTCACGAGAGAGGTCTTCGAGCAGTTGCTTCAAATCGTCAAAGCCAGGAAGAGAGAGCTCGAGAGTGTCATGTCTAGTGAGAACAACCAggtgtataaaaatatacacaaataCAACACGCTGCTCAATAAATGCAACATGCAAATCGAGATGCACAAGAAGCAGTATGTCAAGGTGACCCAGCAGATCGCATCCATTAACACGAGCTCCATGGTGAAGAAGTCGGAGTCCATTTACAAGGCCATCCGGGA ATGGGACGACAAGGTAAACCTGCTGAACGAAGAAGTGAAGCTGGTGGAAAgcgagaagaaggagaagcaaaaggaaatcGCGTTGCATAAGAAAAAGCtagacaaaaaggagaaggagaaaaaccaaaagaaggaggaactGAGACTCTTGGTCACCGATATGTATAAGCATAACAATCAGATCAAAAAGAGATTTAAAAGAGAGCAGAAGGTCTTACTCCTCGTACTGTATAACTCCTGGTTCATGTTCCATTACATCTATATCGTTTATCTTAATACACTCAGACTTAAGAACTACTTGTTGTATAAGCACAGCATTAGTGAGGAGTGTCAGGCCTCCGCCAAGCAGACCATCTCCAACATCAGTCACTTCTCAGAGCTCCTTGACGAAAACGACTACTGA